Proteins encoded within one genomic window of Granulicella pectinivorans:
- a CDS encoding DinB family protein encodes MTALTAEELLDWLETTSTGWRDLATHTPGILAFPCDVLDTHTVAGLLHHITVVELRYAQRIHGLTESTYDEVSVESVAGIYAAHDQAMKLYREAIADHATAWETPLEFTTRSAGTLLASRRTIFVHALMHSIRHYAQLATLVRQHGVKPGWSMDYLFMRATRP; translated from the coding sequence ATGACTGCCCTCACCGCCGAAGAGCTTCTCGACTGGCTGGAAACGACCTCCACGGGCTGGCGCGATCTCGCCACGCATACCCCCGGGATTCTCGCCTTTCCCTGCGACGTGCTCGACACCCACACCGTCGCCGGACTCCTGCACCACATCACCGTCGTAGAGCTCCGCTATGCCCAACGCATTCACGGGCTCACCGAATCCACCTATGACGAGGTCTCGGTCGAATCCGTCGCCGGCATCTACGCCGCGCACGACCAGGCAATGAAGCTATATCGCGAGGCCATCGCCGACCACGCCACGGCATGGGAGACACCACTCGAGTTCACCACACGCAGCGCCGGTACCCTGCTCGCCAGCCGCCGCACTATCTTCGTTCACGCGTTGATGCACTCGATCCGCCACTACGCGCAATTGGCTACTCTTGTCCGGCAGCACGGCGTAAAGCCCGGGTGGTCGATGGACTATCTTTTCATGCGGGCCACACGCCCGTAG
- a CDS encoding cytochrome c oxidase subunit I translates to MSTLRKYLFTTDHHVIGLQYLALAVASVLIGAALSLLMRVHLTYPDLHIPGHGIVKPEDYLAMVTLHGTIMLFFVLTTAPQSGFGNLILPAQIGARRMAFPALNAASFWTTLAALITLCCSSFVKGGAAISGWTAYPPLSAIASAGPGQGLGMDLWLLSIALFGIATTMASINTLTTVIRYRCDGMTWDRLPLTVWAWFTAALLSLIAFSVLLAALLLLFLDRHASTSFFIPAGDLTSGVLHTSGSGSPLLWLHLFWFFGHPEVYIAILPGMGLTSMLLANFSHRKPFAYRTMIATTLLIGGLGILVWGHHMFVAGLNPFAGTAFSISTMAIALPSTAKVLSWLATTWRSKPRLATPMLWSLGFVSLFVTGGLTGPILAQPILDQYLHNTFFVVAHFHLIMAMAGIFGLCAAIYYYFPLLTGRLLSETLGRWHFWLTLFFAYNTFLPMHFTGLMGEPRHYAQLTGIPNAAGRLLAQTMSLQRHITWSAIGLALAQLPFLWNLVRSLHHGEPSPQNPWNATTLEWHPGLAPFAPASDDPITVYTAPCCYDEHTFTPQWHSVSASNQKPE, encoded by the coding sequence ATGAGCACGCTGCGGAAGTACCTCTTCACCACCGACCACCACGTCATCGGCCTCCAATACCTCGCGCTCGCGGTCGCGTCCGTCCTGATCGGCGCCGCGCTCTCGCTGCTCATGCGGGTGCACCTCACCTACCCCGATCTGCATATTCCCGGCCACGGCATCGTCAAGCCCGAAGACTATCTCGCCATGGTCACCCTCCACGGCACGATCATGCTCTTCTTCGTCCTCACCACGGCCCCGCAATCGGGCTTCGGCAACCTGATCCTGCCCGCGCAGATCGGCGCGCGCCGCATGGCCTTTCCGGCGCTCAACGCGGCGAGCTTCTGGACCACCCTTGCGGCACTCATCACACTCTGCTGTTCCAGCTTCGTCAAAGGCGGAGCGGCCATCTCGGGCTGGACGGCCTACCCGCCCCTCTCGGCCATTGCCTCCGCGGGTCCCGGACAGGGCCTCGGGATGGATCTCTGGCTCCTCTCGATCGCTCTCTTCGGCATCGCGACCACGATGGCGTCGATCAACACCCTCACCACCGTCATCCGCTATCGCTGCGACGGCATGACGTGGGACCGCCTGCCACTTACCGTCTGGGCCTGGTTCACCGCTGCCCTGCTCTCGCTCATCGCCTTCTCGGTCCTGCTGGCCGCGCTTCTGCTCCTCTTCCTGGACCGCCACGCCTCCACCAGCTTCTTCATCCCGGCCGGCGACCTCACAAGCGGCGTCCTCCATACCAGCGGCAGCGGATCGCCCCTGCTCTGGCTGCATCTCTTCTGGTTCTTCGGACACCCAGAGGTCTACATCGCCATCCTCCCCGGCATGGGCCTCACCTCAATGCTCCTGGCGAACTTCTCTCATCGCAAGCCCTTCGCCTACAGAACGATGATCGCGACCACCCTACTCATCGGTGGACTAGGCATCCTCGTCTGGGGACACCACATGTTCGTCGCAGGACTCAACCCCTTTGCCGGGACCGCCTTCTCCATCTCGACCATGGCCATCGCCCTGCCCTCCACCGCGAAGGTGCTGAGCTGGCTCGCGACGACGTGGCGCTCCAAACCCCGCCTCGCCACACCGATGCTCTGGTCCCTCGGCTTTGTCTCGCTCTTCGTCACCGGAGGCCTTACCGGCCCCATCCTCGCCCAGCCCATCCTCGACCAATATCTGCACAACACCTTCTTCGTCGTCGCCCACTTCCACCTCATCATGGCGATGGCCGGCATCTTCGGTCTCTGCGCCGCGATCTACTACTACTTCCCCCTGCTCACCGGCCGCCTGCTCTCCGAAACCCTCGGCCGCTGGCACTTCTGGCTCACTTTGTTCTTCGCCTACAACACCTTCCTGCCCATGCACTTCACCGGCCTCATGGGCGAGCCGCGCCACTACGCCCAGCTCACCGGCATCCCCAACGCCGCCGGACGCCTCCTGGCGCAGACGATGTCGCTGCAGCGACACATCACCTGGTCCGCGATCGGCCTCGCTCTCGCGCAGCTTCCGTTCCTCTGGAATCTCGTCCGCAGCCTCCACCACGGCGAGCCCAGCCCGCAGAACCCGTGGAACGCGACGACCCTCGAATGGCACCCCGGTCTCGCGCCCTTCGCCCCCGCATCCGATGACCCGATCACCGTCTACACAGCCCCCTGTTGTTACGACGAACACACCTTCACCCCCCAATGGCATTCCGTTTCTGCATCGAACCAGAAACCGGAGTAA
- a CDS encoding cytochrome c oxidase subunit 3: MPAIFTPSDTDRKRPSTDDGDHGTGRRPPYDDGLKRTGGGGDGDNWNDRPAGRRGPREKLERFRLGLFFALAGDLMFFVAIISTFFVTKSSGHVDAYDRYINPWLPTAVPHILWLNTAVLFLSSVTMEIARRRMFHQFDVMEEWFGLGKPTSRRAMPWIAATIALGLAFLVGQTVAWHQLDQQHAFLRTNPSSRFFFLITYTHAFHLILGLAALIAAIAGLYVSKQIENRQILVDCAAWYWHCMGVLWLFLFVLLAFFQ; the protein is encoded by the coding sequence ATGCCCGCGATCTTTACCCCATCCGATACCGACCGCAAACGTCCCTCCACCGACGACGGCGACCACGGCACAGGCCGCAGGCCGCCCTACGACGACGGCCTCAAGCGCACCGGAGGCGGTGGTGACGGCGATAACTGGAACGACCGTCCCGCCGGACGGCGCGGACCCCGCGAGAAACTCGAGCGCTTCCGCCTGGGACTCTTCTTCGCCCTTGCCGGCGACCTGATGTTCTTCGTCGCCATCATCAGCACCTTCTTCGTCACCAAGTCCAGCGGCCACGTCGACGCGTACGACCGCTACATCAACCCCTGGCTCCCCACCGCCGTCCCTCATATCCTCTGGCTGAACACCGCCGTGCTGTTCCTCTCATCGGTCACCATGGAGATCGCGCGCCGCCGCATGTTCCACCAGTTCGACGTCATGGAAGAATGGTTCGGCCTCGGCAAGCCAACCAGTCGCCGCGCGATGCCCTGGATCGCCGCCACCATCGCGCTCGGACTAGCCTTCCTCGTCGGCCAGACCGTCGCCTGGCACCAGCTCGACCAGCAACACGCCTTCCTGCGCACGAACCCCAGCAGCCGCTTCTTCTTCCTCATCACCTACACCCACGCCTTCCACCTCATCCTCGGCCTGGCCGCCCTGATCGCCGCGATCGCCGGCCTGTACGTCTCGAAGCAGATCGAAAACCGTCAGATCCTGGTCGACTGCGCCGCCTGGTACTGGCACTGCATGGGCGTCCTCTGGCTCTTCCTCTTCGTCCTCCTGGCCTTCTTCCAGTGA
- a CDS encoding copper resistance protein CopC, which translates to MILLPATAHPQGCTQCADSTRATPPATQSAYREAILFLAGAAGTVFITTLIILKRHR; encoded by the coding sequence TTGATCCTCCTCCCCGCCACAGCCCACCCCCAGGGCTGCACCCAATGCGCCGACTCCACCCGCGCCACGCCCCCCGCCACCCAATCCGCCTACCGCGAAGCCATCTTGTTCCTCGCCGGAGCAGCAGGAACCGTCTTCATCACAACCCTCATCATCCTCAAGCGCCACCGCTAA
- a CDS encoding mannonate dehydratase, which translates to MDRIDRRQFLASVSAAALTLKANAEAPKPAPKHTGPALFKLGCQSAPTNDAHLGYFARYGVRHICGYPETSGGRTFPTLEELNRMKDLAAKHKIEIVCVGPPILESSFIDKERHPSIMLAQSPERDRDIEQFQNLIRNCAQAGLPSIKYNMSILGVLRSGKQPGRGDEIDSVWNLAEAPYTKERVIVGGHDDTKGNTMPIDTTQGLTRAGHVDADAFWERITYFLDRVVPVANENKIRLACHPHDPGVPPSGYMGVDRVLGTVDGLKHFITINESPYHGLNFCQGTVSEMLHNPNEEIHDVIRYFGTRNKIFNVHFRNIRGHRDNFVEVYPDEGDVDMVQAIRTYKEVGYQYMLMPDHVPTAASDPGGLQSFAFCYGYIRGLIQSVNHA; encoded by the coding sequence ATGGACCGTATAGACCGCCGCCAATTTCTCGCCAGCGTCTCCGCCGCCGCACTCACCCTCAAAGCCAACGCAGAAGCCCCAAAGCCCGCGCCGAAGCACACCGGCCCTGCCCTCTTCAAGCTGGGCTGCCAGTCCGCGCCCACCAACGACGCGCACCTCGGCTACTTCGCCCGCTACGGCGTCCGCCACATCTGCGGATACCCCGAGACCTCCGGCGGCCGCACCTTCCCCACGCTCGAAGAGCTGAACCGCATGAAGGACCTCGCCGCCAAGCATAAGATCGAGATCGTCTGCGTCGGTCCGCCGATCCTCGAATCCAGCTTCATCGACAAAGAGAGGCATCCGTCGATCATGCTCGCGCAATCGCCCGAGCGCGACCGCGACATCGAGCAGTTTCAGAATCTCATCCGCAACTGCGCACAGGCCGGACTTCCATCGATCAAATACAACATGAGCATCCTCGGTGTGCTCCGCTCCGGCAAGCAGCCCGGCCGTGGCGACGAGATCGACTCCGTCTGGAACCTCGCCGAGGCACCCTACACCAAGGAACGCGTCATCGTCGGAGGGCATGACGATACCAAAGGCAACACCATGCCCATCGACACCACACAAGGCCTCACTCGTGCCGGACACGTCGACGCCGACGCCTTCTGGGAGCGCATCACATACTTCCTCGACCGCGTCGTGCCCGTCGCCAACGAAAACAAGATCCGCCTCGCCTGCCATCCGCACGACCCCGGCGTTCCCCCCTCGGGCTATATGGGCGTCGACCGCGTGCTGGGCACGGTCGATGGCTTGAAGCACTTCATCACGATCAACGAGAGCCCCTACCACGGCCTCAACTTCTGCCAGGGCACCGTGTCGGAGATGCTGCACAACCCGAATGAGGAGATCCACGACGTCATCCGCTACTTCGGCACGCGCAACAAGATCTTCAACGTGCATTTCCGCAACATCCGTGGGCACCGCGACAACTTCGTCGAGGTTTACCCGGATGAGGGCGACGTGGACATGGTGCAGGCGATCCGGACGTATAAAGAGGTCGGGTACCAGTACATGCTGATGCCCGACCACGTCCCGACAGCAGCCAGCGATCCCGGAGGCCTGCAGTCGTTCGCCTTCTGCTACGGATATATCCGAGGCTTGATCCAGTCGGTGAACCACGCCTGA
- a CDS encoding Gfo/Idh/MocA family protein — protein sequence MSLKPDRRSFLVGGGLTALASARAFGASDTLRVGIIGAGGRMNQLMASADVAGGYEIVAVSDVYGPHAEAVKARSKGVATTHVDYREVLDNKGIDAVIIAAPDHWHVKIATDAIAAGKDVYLEKPVTHTLEEGAPLIHAVRSSKQILQCGMQQRSWSHFRNAVDLIQGGSLGHITQVRTYWWQNYGRSWVPKPLDMSQLNWKRWLGSAPQQEFTLEKYFRWRWFWNFGGGAMTDLFTHWIDVVHWAMKEDVPSTALMLGDKYVYEGWDCPDTIQAAFRYPGFDVVYEGMMSSSIDDGGLEFRGTTGTLKLSRSGFSLYREAVKSDVNPVLSEKSFEDGTNAHMANFFECIKTRKDPHAPVETGVAAARAGHIGNMAYKNGGKTTWPAKS from the coding sequence TTGTCCTTGAAGCCGGATCGTCGTTCGTTTCTTGTGGGTGGTGGACTCACTGCCTTAGCCTCAGCGCGCGCCTTTGGTGCGAGCGATACGCTGCGGGTTGGCATCATCGGGGCCGGTGGCCGGATGAACCAGTTGATGGCCTCGGCCGATGTCGCGGGTGGGTACGAGATCGTCGCGGTGAGCGATGTGTATGGGCCGCATGCCGAGGCGGTGAAGGCTCGCTCGAAGGGGGTGGCGACGACGCATGTGGACTATCGCGAAGTGCTCGACAACAAGGGGATCGATGCGGTGATCATTGCGGCACCGGACCACTGGCACGTCAAGATCGCGACCGACGCGATCGCTGCGGGTAAGGATGTGTATCTTGAAAAGCCTGTGACGCATACGCTCGAAGAGGGCGCGCCGTTGATCCATGCGGTGCGGTCGAGCAAGCAGATTCTTCAGTGCGGGATGCAGCAAAGGAGCTGGAGCCACTTTCGCAACGCGGTGGATCTGATTCAGGGTGGAAGTCTTGGCCACATCACGCAGGTGCGGACGTACTGGTGGCAGAACTACGGGCGTAGTTGGGTGCCGAAGCCTCTGGATATGTCGCAGCTCAATTGGAAGCGCTGGCTGGGAAGCGCGCCGCAGCAGGAGTTCACGCTGGAGAAGTACTTCCGCTGGCGTTGGTTCTGGAACTTCGGCGGTGGTGCGATGACGGACCTGTTCACCCACTGGATCGACGTGGTGCACTGGGCGATGAAGGAGGATGTCCCCTCCACGGCTCTGATGCTTGGAGACAAGTATGTGTATGAGGGGTGGGACTGCCCGGATACGATCCAGGCGGCGTTCCGGTATCCGGGGTTCGATGTCGTCTATGAGGGCATGATGAGCTCTTCGATCGACGATGGCGGGCTTGAGTTCCGCGGGACGACGGGCACGCTGAAGCTTTCGCGTTCGGGGTTCTCGCTCTATCGCGAGGCGGTGAAGAGCGACGTGAATCCGGTGCTGTCGGAGAAGAGCTTCGAGGATGGCACGAACGCGCATATGGCGAACTTTTTCGAGTGCATCAAGACGCGGAAGGACCCGCATGCTCCAGTGGAGACGGGCGTGGCGGCGGCACGTGCCGGGCATATCGGGAATATGGCTTACAAGAACGGCGGCAAGACGACGTGGCCGGCGAAAAGCTAG
- a CDS encoding CCA tRNA nucleotidyltransferase — MADYIYLLENRLSTAQKNALTAVREVLKAKGLTLFLVGGAVRDLTSGSPVRDLDVAVQGNALKLKKDLELAGAVVTGSVDATQSLFLRFPGGVRMEIGSTLSVTYPKPGKPVYTPATILEDLRRRDFTANAMALSLNDGSYGLLMDPLNGVADIENRELRLVSNYGFIEEPVRMIRAVRFSARLGWTLEEKTQTRYETGKSEGYISAIQDAQKGYEAEEIAHEEDPLRVMRRLESEGWMQVIAPAWSSSKANVAELDKVREVQTQLQMQGIHPDPATVNFPLLTAKLNAKEVADLKKSFPRPGFVEEIDALEAEAKAFATELGGKAAAKPSAAYKLISSAKPEAVLSVAYGSKSAALQAKFKSFFGEWPAVKNAIPYALMQEMRITPELPVYTELVEKLFFELMDGNLGTTEELKAFLEPYSPPAPPPPVHLRRPRATRKDAKGAKAKAKREAEAADDDDDDDDDDPSDPSDEDEAEAEDEDLNEVAELSLGGRRRRDEMDLDEDDGGDEDEKPAKKSAPSEEEPEDEPVAKSKPAPRASTSAPAPVAKVAPAPPPAAVKVAAKVVAKAPAKVAAKVVAVAKAAPVKAKAAPVKVVAKKAVPAKTVKKSSAPTPVKAKVVAKAAPVKAVAKKAVPAKAVKKVAVPVKVAAKKAVAKKAVPVKAVAKKVAAKAPVKGKAPVKVAKKGR, encoded by the coding sequence ATGGCCGATTACATCTATCTGCTTGAGAACCGGCTTTCCACGGCACAGAAAAACGCCTTGACCGCGGTCCGGGAAGTATTGAAGGCAAAGGGCTTAACGCTCTTTTTGGTGGGCGGTGCCGTCCGCGATTTGACCAGTGGATCGCCGGTGCGCGATCTGGATGTGGCGGTTCAAGGGAACGCCCTCAAGCTCAAGAAAGATTTGGAGTTAGCAGGCGCGGTCGTGACCGGAAGCGTGGACGCGACACAGAGCCTGTTTTTGCGGTTTCCGGGTGGTGTGCGGATGGAGATTGGCAGTACTTTGTCGGTCACCTATCCCAAGCCGGGAAAACCGGTGTACACGCCCGCGACGATTCTCGAAGATCTGCGGCGGCGTGACTTCACGGCGAACGCGATGGCGCTTTCCCTGAACGACGGCTCCTACGGCTTGCTGATGGACCCGCTGAACGGCGTGGCCGACATTGAGAACCGCGAGCTGCGCCTGGTGAGCAACTACGGATTCATCGAGGAGCCGGTGCGGATGATCCGCGCGGTGCGCTTCTCGGCCCGGCTTGGCTGGACGCTCGAAGAGAAGACCCAGACCCGGTATGAGACGGGTAAGTCCGAGGGCTATATCTCGGCGATCCAGGACGCCCAGAAGGGCTATGAGGCCGAGGAGATCGCGCACGAGGAAGATCCGCTGCGTGTCATGAGGCGCCTCGAAAGCGAGGGCTGGATGCAGGTGATCGCGCCGGCGTGGAGCTCGTCCAAGGCCAATGTGGCTGAACTGGACAAGGTCCGCGAGGTGCAGACGCAGTTGCAGATGCAGGGCATCCATCCGGACCCGGCGACAGTGAACTTTCCGCTCTTGACGGCGAAGCTGAACGCGAAGGAGGTTGCGGATCTGAAGAAGAGCTTCCCGCGTCCTGGCTTTGTGGAGGAGATCGACGCGCTCGAAGCCGAGGCCAAGGCCTTTGCGACGGAGCTGGGCGGCAAGGCTGCGGCCAAGCCGTCGGCTGCGTACAAGCTGATCAGCAGCGCGAAGCCGGAGGCGGTGCTTTCGGTGGCGTACGGCTCGAAGAGCGCCGCGCTGCAGGCGAAGTTCAAGAGCTTCTTCGGCGAGTGGCCTGCGGTGAAGAACGCGATTCCGTATGCGCTGATGCAGGAGATGCGCATTACACCCGAGCTGCCCGTGTACACGGAGTTGGTGGAGAAGCTGTTCTTCGAGCTGATGGACGGCAACCTGGGCACGACGGAGGAGTTGAAGGCGTTTCTTGAGCCGTATTCGCCGCCCGCACCTCCGCCGCCAGTGCATCTGCGCCGTCCCCGCGCTACCCGCAAGGACGCCAAGGGCGCGAAGGCCAAGGCGAAGCGCGAGGCCGAAGCGGCAGACGATGACGACGATGATGACGACGACGATCCGAGCGATCCGTCCGACGAGGATGAAGCCGAGGCCGAGGACGAGGATCTGAACGAGGTCGCCGAGCTTTCCCTGGGCGGACGCCGTCGGCGCGACGAGATGGATCTGGACGAGGACGACGGGGGCGATGAGGACGAAAAGCCCGCGAAGAAGTCGGCCCCGTCAGAAGAAGAGCCCGAGGATGAGCCGGTCGCGAAGTCGAAGCCTGCACCGAGGGCTTCGACTTCCGCGCCGGCTCCGGTTGCGAAGGTCGCGCCGGCGCCTCCCCCTGCTGCGGTGAAGGTGGCCGCGAAGGTGGTGGCCAAGGCTCCGGCGAAGGTGGCTGCGAAGGTTGTGGCTGTGGCGAAGGCCGCTCCGGTCAAGGCAAAGGCCGCTCCGGTGAAAGTTGTGGCGAAGAAGGCTGTACCGGCGAAGACTGTGAAGAAGAGTTCGGCCCCGACCCCGGTTAAGGCGAAGGTTGTGGCGAAGGCCGCGCCCGTGAAGGCGGTCGCAAAGAAGGCCGTTCCTGCCAAGGCCGTAAAGAAGGTAGCCGTGCCGGTGAAGGTCGCGGCGAAGAAGGCTGTGGCGAAGAAAGCTGTTCCGGTGAAGGCTGTCGCGAAGAAGGTTGCGGCCAAGGCTCCCGTGAAGGGCAAGGCTCCGGTGAAGGTAGCGAAGAAGGGCCGGTAA
- a CDS encoding DUF6982 domain-containing protein, whose amino-acid sequence MAASRKKVILRRLDNSHLPGYLPANGLLTQDVPPKLDLLDLTGRILPLPVAEVKLISYVRDFNLDDSINPERLTRTTFLSRPRAEGLWVRITFPGGDQMEGLAPLDNALLDALTHDSGLFLTPPDDRTNTHRVFVPRSAIASFQVLAVITTPSRTVKPAKPVAPQPLLFP is encoded by the coding sequence ATGGCGGCCTCCCGCAAAAAAGTCATTCTCCGACGCCTCGACAACTCGCACCTCCCGGGCTACCTTCCAGCAAACGGTCTGCTCACCCAGGACGTTCCGCCGAAGCTCGATCTTCTCGACCTGACTGGCCGCATCCTCCCTCTTCCGGTCGCTGAAGTCAAGCTCATCTCGTATGTTCGCGACTTTAATTTGGACGATTCGATCAATCCGGAACGGCTCACCCGCACGACCTTCCTGTCGCGTCCACGCGCCGAAGGCCTCTGGGTGCGTATTACCTTCCCCGGGGGCGATCAGATGGAAGGCCTTGCCCCGCTCGACAACGCCCTGCTCGACGCGCTCACCCATGACTCCGGCCTCTTCCTCACCCCGCCCGACGATCGCACCAACACCCACCGCGTGTTTGTGCCCCGCAGCGCGATTGCGTCGTTCCAGGTGCTGGCGGTCATCACGACGCCTTCGCGCACGGTCAAGCCGGCGAAACCGGTTGCTCCTCAACCTCTGCTATTTCCCTAG
- a CDS encoding DUF4149 domain-containing protein — MPSLLRALRLLSLVVWVGGIVFFAFVVAPVAFHNLPSPHEAGIVVRGTLLVLNKIGFACGWVFLIASFLLVRFYRSASRSAIAQSVLIGLMMILTQYTQVIVNAMEDDRTHAGGNIDAADTGNPYRQHFEVLHIRSERVEGTILFLGLGVCVLLASDAGVRRLTEPSA, encoded by the coding sequence ATGCCATCCCTCCTTCGCGCCCTCCGCCTACTGAGCCTCGTCGTCTGGGTTGGCGGCATCGTCTTCTTCGCCTTCGTCGTCGCTCCCGTTGCCTTCCACAATCTCCCCAGCCCGCACGAGGCCGGCATCGTGGTGCGCGGAACGCTGCTGGTGCTGAACAAGATCGGCTTCGCCTGTGGCTGGGTCTTCCTGATCGCCAGCTTCCTTCTCGTCCGCTTTTATCGTTCAGCCTCCCGGAGCGCGATCGCGCAGAGCGTGCTGATCGGCCTGATGATGATCCTCACGCAGTACACCCAGGTCATCGTCAACGCCATGGAGGACGACCGCACCCACGCCGGCGGAAACATCGACGCAGCCGACACCGGCAACCCCTACCGCCAGCACTTCGAAGTGCTGCACATCCGCTCCGAGCGGGTTGAGGGCACCATCCTCTTTCTCGGCCTGGGCGTCTGTGTGCTGCTCGCGAGCGACGCCGGCGTCAGGCGTCTTACTGAACCGTCAGCGTAA